Genomic segment of Apium graveolens cultivar Ventura chromosome 7, ASM990537v1, whole genome shotgun sequence:
AATGCAAAGCGTTGACCAAACTTTCAataaatatcttatattaattttatttcaatttcaaaattattgtatatcctctATTATACATTTTTAGTTGCAAAATCGACGACGCCAAGAAACCGTTAATAAAAATCTTCttttgattttattccaatttcaaaattattgagaacgaaatataagtaaaaatttaatttgatcatatttttataaaatttaataatcaaaattgtgCAATACTAATTTCACATTCTTTTTAATTCGGACGTGTTTATGAAATAgacatattttatatatatactttatatcAAAATTATACATACATTTTTAACAATTATTGTATATCCTTTATTATACTCTTTTACTGCAGAACACGATGATTTATCGAAGACCGAGAAACTGTCAATACATATTATTTCTTTTAATTTAattccaattttaaaattattgtatattctCTATTATACCATTTCAGTTGTAAAACACGAGGCGTCGTCGAAGACAACGTCGAGAAGCCgttaataaaaattttattttaatttcaaaaatattaaGAAAGAAATAAAAGCAAAAATTTCATCTGATCATATTATGAGGAAGTAATAGAATAAGTATAAATACAGGTTGGATACAGGTTGGATTGCAGATTGTTTGTTATACGTTTAAGTATTATATGTATTTATCAAATGCATGATTGGAACATTTGATTCTAAATACATTTTCAACTTAGGCTCAATCCCCAATTTTCAATTCTAATCTAGAATGTTTGATTTTCATCGTTAAATATTAACTCACTATATGTTTAGTTAATAGCAATTTAATTTTATGCTATAAAAAAATGCATGAATGAATGGAATCAGATTAGAATAATTATTTAATCAAAGTCATTACTACTGTTCAACAAATTTAAAGATATACACAAAATTATCATATACAATACCATATATGAATAAAAGTCAATGATGCAAAGAAACATATAGAATAGGAAGTAATAGAATGAGCGCGGTGACTAACAATATATATATTACCTCCATTTTGTATTAAAGTGATGGTTATTTTGTATTTGTACAACAAAATGATAATCGGAACTTTTTGGTGTCGAAGCCTGATAAAAGAATAGGAGATGTGtcaattatattttaatttggaCACAATTTGGGATCAAtacatttttttaataatttaatttataacCCACGTTAATTAATTCATGATATTATTTAActtgattttttattattattatatatttgcAACAAAAAAATTAACTAATATCATATTATAACTATTCCTGACAATATTATTTGAGGGACATTTTTCTAAACTCGACACCTTAATTTGTATCGAAAAATAAAATCATATTGCGAGCACGCGATGCGGGCGGGCAAAGATGCCTGGTAAATTATCATGACCATTGGATTATATTGAGATAATTACATATAAAAAAACACAATCCCCCAACCCAATAGCCCAGCTCTCGTTCACCCGTCTTTCACCCTAAACCCCCAATTCATTCAAACCCTAAAACCCCCGAATGAAAATCCCACTAACCCATCTCTCCAAACCCTCAAATCTCTCCCACCAAACCCGTTCAATCTTCGATTCAACCTCTTCCATCAAATGGGTTCGTGACAGAGCCTTAGATCATGCTGTAGAAAAAGAAAGAAACCTTAAACCCTTAATAAACCTCAAGAACTTCATTCTTCAAGAACCCTCTAAAACCTCTCCAATCTCTCTCATTCATCAACACAAACATGCCCTTCAACTCCCTTTTCGCCCCATTGAGTTTATTCGCAAGTACCCTTCTGTTTTCGACGAGTATGTCAACGGGATAAACCCGCAATTTAGGCTTACTGAAGAAGTGGTTGCGTTGAGTGAGGAAGAGGGGAATGTGTTTAGGAATGGATTGTATAAGAAAGATGAGGCTGAGAGGCTTTTGAGGTTGTTGATGGTGGGGAAGATTTGTAAAATTCCGTTGCGTATTGTTGATTGTTTGAAATGGGATTTGGGTTTGCCTAATGATTATGTTGATAGTGTTGTTCCCGAGTTTCCGGATTATTTTTGTGTTAGGGAAGTTAGTGGGGTAGTGTTTCTTGAATTGGTTTGTTGGAGTGATGATTTGGCTGTTTCGGTGATGGAGAAAAAGGCGAGGAGTGGACGGGAGGGGTATAGTAAGGGAATGCCGGTTGCGTTTGATTTGAAGTATTCGAGAGGGTTTGAGGTTGATAAGAAGTTTAAGAAGTGGGTTGAGGATTGGCAGAAGATGCCGTATTTTTCTCCGTATGAGAGTAGGATGAGTTTTGAGGGTAAAGGGGAGGAATTGGATAAGTGGGCGGTCGGGGTTTTGCATGAGGTGCTTAGTTTGTTTGTTCCGAAGAAGACTGAGAAGGATAATATTCTTTTGCTTGGGGATTATTTGGGGGTTAGGTCGAGGTTTAAGAAGGCTTTGCTTCAACATCCGGGGATTTTTTATATTTCGAGTAAGCTTCGTACTCATACGGTTGTTTTGAGGGATGCTTATAAGAGGGATTTGTTGATTGGGAAGAATAATCCGGTGATGGATTTGAGGTCTAAGTATATTCACCTTATGACTACGGTGAAGGAGGAGAAAAAAACAAAGAGTTCTCAGGTTGGTAATACTCGAAGGAAGAAGAATAGTGAAGTTTCGAAAGAAGGGGAGGAAGGGGAGTCGAAGGATGACGAAAATGAGGAAGAAGATGAAAATTCGAATCGTGCGTCAGAATCTGAGTTTGAGGATGAGTCTGATGACGATGACTATGAGGATGAGTCTGAGtctgatgatgatgttgatgaacatgaGAGTACAATGAGCAGAGGAAGAGCACCGGGAAAATCTAATTTCGAAGAAAAGATTAAACCTTTGAGGACTGAGCAGAAACAATTTGATCGAAGACACCCTAGTAAAACTGTAGACAGGCAGTCAGCTACACGTTTCAGAGGAAAGGAAAACCCGGGAAGATTTGAGAGAGATGAATCAAATAGAAGGCACCACAATAAAACTCTTGATGGCCAATCGCCATCGTATGCAAGAGGAAGAGGGAGCCCCATGAGAAATGAGAGAAACGAATCAACTAGAACATACCCTGGCAAAACTCTGGACAGACAGTCACAGGCATTTTCCGGAAGAAGAGAAGGAAATTTCAGAAATGAGAGAGATGAATCAAGAAGAAGCTACCCCGATAAAGCTCAGGACAAACAGTCTTCAACATTTTATGGAAGAAGAGAAAGCCCTCGGAGAAATGAGCGAAATAATGATGCTAAAAGACATCTGAGTGGAACTCAGGACAGACAATCACATCAACGTTTTAGAGGTGAAGAAGCCTCTATGACAGATAAGCCAAACCAAATTGATAGACGATACCCTAATAAAGCTCGTGACGAGCAGTCACCTAGGTACTCCAGAGGTGAAGAACTGCCTGAACACCAAAATGTTCGTAGGAGACCACATGGAAGGTCTGATGTCTCTAGAACCAGAATGAGTAAACAGGAGACCTACTAATTAAAGACAAGTTTATGTTGAACCATCTTAGAAAGGTTTGCTCCTACTCAGATTAAGAATTTCGCATCTTATCATCTTTTATTTGGTATGTCTAATACTGTTATGGTTATGGTGGCTCTGTTTTAACTTTTGCCTTTGTGCAAACAATCACTTGCTGTATACCAAATTTATGATTCTGGATTATTGTTTCGTCTAGATTGTCTTATAGTGATGAACAAATTTGCTCATGCCTTGCAGAATTCAGATATAAGATGATTCTGTATTTAGCACAATTACTTCTGATATTACTAGATTGCCTTCCTGCTTGAAACTAATGTTTCTGTAGTTCTGATTTAGCAACGAAATATGTTTATATACTGCTGTTATACATCTGAGTAGTCGATTATTTTCTAAAAGTTGGCAATGTGCTTACGTACTGATTATGACTTGGATATGCCATTTTTTCTTAAAGATTTATGATTGTAAATTTGGAAGTATGAAAAGGTCGACCGATTCATATTTTGTTTTAACTGTATTTGTCATTCCAGTGTTGATCTACATATCAATTTCAAACCTTAGTATGAATCTTAGAAAACCAAAAAACCAAAGGCCACCACACCAGAATCCATTCCTTAGAACTCTAAAGATATCTATTTCATGTTATAATTCCATTTACATGCCTAATCACCCGTATAAACAAAACTTAAACCCTCAAGCTCCATTATTTCCCTAGGACGTCATGCACTATATGAGGCAACTTGCCAGAACACCTTTAGAAATAAAAGAACACAGCAAGAAAATTTACAACATTAGCAAGGAGCTATAAAAAAACATTTGTTTTGTCTACAAATGTTCAGCTAAAGTACGATGATTTAATTGATTAGTAcaatattttttctaaaacacATGTACAAATTATGTGTGATGATAGATGTTGAATGTGAGACTAAATTAAAGAAAGTAAATCGGATGCTTTCCCTGAGTACTTGACTTCTGCATCTCTACTCTTGAGAAATAACACCATCTCTAGTTAGAATCTTCCAAGTTTTCCTCAGCATAAACTAACACAGATTCACGTCAACATTTTAGAGGTGAAGAAACCTCTCTGACAATTAACACAAAATCGCGATGAGCAGTCACCTACATACTACTTTTCTCTACACTGCAAGTGTTCAATTTTTAACTTAGTGGATGAAGCCGTAAATTTGTAGAAGGACAACGTGAAGTTGCAACTAATTAATAGAGTGGACTCGAGATTGTTAATTTATCATACAATAATTCCCTAGTATGTCATAATTTTCTCTACAATGCATATGTTCAAATAAATTATTTGCACATATTTGTAATACAGTATATTCTTCTAGAATATGGAATGGCCCCCGTGTCTGCAATAACTTCTGGCCTATGGTATTTACCAAAATGGAATGGACCTCGTTGATTAAATTAATTTCTAAGTGAAATTTAATTGCAAATTCAAAAATTCTGCGAGTTGGGATTTCGTGGGTATTGAAATAATCAGGAGCCAACGTGGGTTGGGGGACAGCCAGCCAACCCactgcaatgaaacattgcggggAAAGCAATGTTTCAATGCGGGTCTTGCCTTCCGCAATGAAATATTGCGGGATGTTTCCATGCACAGGAAACATTGCGCAttccgcaatgtttcattgttGGGCCGCAATGTTTCATTTTTGGTTAGACTCCCAGTTTTTAATGTCCAAACTGCCCCTCTCTTTACCTTATTCTAATATTTAACTTATTTATAtaagtataaaaataatattaatgttcaacaataattaattttttaaaatatgttaacattaaatataagtagtagtaatatattaaaatattatcaattttaataataaaattaatcaatttatttttttCGGTACTTTTTCTTTAAATTATCATATGAAtaattttagttaaaaaaataatattattaattttatactttttagtgaattgagttattttagtttaaaaaatttaTCAACAGTCAAACTTATTTTTTGTGCAAAACTTATTTTTGTGCCAATAttaataagaattttaaaattcacaaaattaaaTTTGGCACAAAAAAAAATTTGCTGAAAACATTTCATTTGACTGTTGAAAttgccgcaatgaaacattgcggcagTTGAATTGACTGGTCAATAGAGCAGAAACTTGACCGACAcgccgcaatgtttcattgcggcagAAGCTTgtgaattttaaaattcagatTTTCACCTATAAATAGTCCTGTCTCATCTCATTTTTTTTCAACATTCTTTTCTCTATTTTCATTCTACATTTTTTCTTCATCATTATCTTCTCTAATATCCGAAAAATGGTTTTCTACTACGATTTTGACAATAATAAGGTAATTATAGATGGTGTGGCTTACGACGGGCCCGAAGGAGAGGAAGACATGGAAATAGCTCTCCGCCGTATTCAAATAGCGCTTGAGCgcaagaaaaaaaaagaaaatgaagcTAAAGCGAAGGCAGAAAAGTCGAAGAAAAAAAAGACGACGATAAGGGTGATAAAGGCGGTTCTTCCAACACCGTTAAAGTTTGATCATTCTCGTCGACATAAAATGTTATTATGTATTTgttttgaaaaaatatttgaatgtactccatttatatttgaatgaaataaattatttaatgttttatttttcttgtacttgtccaatatattttatcaattttaaattttaataaacaaatataatactaaaatttgaaaatgtgaaaatctaaaaaaatgaaaatttattgAATTTTCGTTatctataaaaaaatataaaataatttagcccccaaaatgttaaacatttcttggtaacaaaatatatataaataccgtattttatttaagaaataatttttcttaattattATAATCATTATATTTTAACATCCATATAGTTGGATCGTCAAAATTTGTACTTTAGAACTTACACGTCAAGAAATATCATTTGACATAACTATTATGCAAAATTTTCACAAAACTATGTAAAATAGTTGCATATTATAATTAAGTTACTCttataaacatttatattttcaaaataacatttaacatattaaatgaaatataataagtctagaaactattttttataattttttttgattaattttctaattttaaagaaaataacaaaaataaacaacccaaccgcaatgtttcattgcggtgGACACTTCCccccgcaatgaaacattgctggGGTACGTTGTAAAGTTTTATTAAAACTGCAAATATTTACAGTTGTTGGCTTGGGGGTTTGTACAgtgccgcaatgtttcattgcggcaatcgcaatgaaacattgcggctGTGCATTTAATGCACACACCTACCTTAAAATGTCTGTATTTTTGAAACATTGCTGTTTTTACTGCTTCTTAACATTCTGCTCAAATTTATTCTTCTGAAAAAAAAGGTTAGTATTCAATATCCATGGCTtcttatttatttgattattcaAGTTCATCTAGTGATCATAAcgattttaattatgttaccccCCACACAAAAAAGAGGGTTTATCGTAAAATCTTTAATGATGATGAAGTAATAGATGTTGATAGTATTGAAGATAAAGTTAATGATCCGGGGAAGCGAAAAACGCATAGTGATGATGATGTTGGTTTCGGTTGGAAGAATCACGATGTTCACGGTGATTCCGATGATAGTAATGATTCTTTTAATGGCGATGATGATGATAAAATTAATGATGAAAATTTTATTGGAAATATGAATGATGTAGTTCCTTGTGTTGGTATGATGTTTGTATACCCGATGAACAAGAAGATCAGTGGAGTGGTTGTGATTGAAATTGTCTCAAATCGCTTCAATGTCGCTGATGGTCGTGTTTGAGTGTCTGTTTTTGAGTTTCTGCGTGTATATGCGAGTATCTGTGCCTGAGTTTCTGTGTCTGTGTGTAAGGTAAAACGACtaccgcaatgaaacattgcggggacgcaatgaaacattgcggagGTATAATATTTGTGTTTATTTGACATTATTAATGTTTAACattattaatattttcaaatattcaaatattttcatttattattaaaaatattgaataattaaaatatttaaatatcaaaaatattttcctttattattttaatatatattattaaatatttaaatatattaatttcattttaatgtttcaatacttttaaaatattgaatattaaatattaaatataatatttaatattattataaaatattttataatattttttaaatattatatttttaatcagaaatattaagaataatatcttattaaattaatatttatgtagTTAAAAAAGCATTGATAAATGAATTAACATAGGAAAAGGGTAAAAAGGGGAATGGAGTATGTGGGCCCCtcccgcaatgtttcattgcgccCTCGCAATGAAACATAGCGGCAATAGCGGAT
This window contains:
- the LOC141671278 gene encoding protein WHAT'S THIS FACTOR 1 homolog, chloroplastic, giving the protein MKIPLTHLSKPSNLSHQTRSIFDSTSSIKWVRDRALDHAVEKERNLKPLINLKNFILQEPSKTSPISLIHQHKHALQLPFRPIEFIRKYPSVFDEYVNGINPQFRLTEEVVALSEEEGNVFRNGLYKKDEAERLLRLLMVGKICKIPLRIVDCLKWDLGLPNDYVDSVVPEFPDYFCVREVSGVVFLELVCWSDDLAVSVMEKKARSGREGYSKGMPVAFDLKYSRGFEVDKKFKKWVEDWQKMPYFSPYESRMSFEGKGEELDKWAVGVLHEVLSLFVPKKTEKDNILLLGDYLGVRSRFKKALLQHPGIFYISSKLRTHTVVLRDAYKRDLLIGKNNPVMDLRSKYIHLMTTVKEEKKTKSSQVGNTRRKKNSEVSKEGEEGESKDDENEEEDENSNRASESEFEDESDDDDYEDESESDDDVDEHESTMSRGRAPGKSNFEEKIKPLRTEQKQFDRRHPSKTVDRQSATRFRGKENPGRFERDESNRRHHNKTLDGQSPSYARGRGSPMRNERNESTRTYPGKTLDRQSQAFSGRREGNFRNERDESRRSYPDKAQDKQSSTFYGRRESPRRNERNNDAKRHLSGTQDRQSHQRFRGEEASMTDKPNQIDRRYPNKARDEQSPRYSRGEELPEHQNVRRRPHGRSDVSRTRMSKQETY